TAGAGAAAGAAGgattattaacaattttaaaaacagaCAATGAAATTTCTAATGTAGTCAAATATGGAGAAGATTGCTTGCTTGTTTCATGTTGGGACAATGTTATTCACAAATACAAGCAATCAGGTAAATACATCAGTAAGGTTACACTCTCAGAAGGTGTGAAAGTAAACAGAATGATTACAATGGACAATGGTAATATAGCATTCAGTGATTGGGAGAATAACTGCATCACATTATGCACTATCAATGGTGAGGTGGTTAAATCATTTGGTAAGGGAGAGTTGACCCGTCCACCATGGGGTATTCATGTGGATGAAGCATCACATGTCGTGTATGTAGCTAATGATAATAATGTAGCCATGTTTAACATTGAGAGTGGCAAGCTGATTAAAAAAATAGCAACATGTGATGTTACAggtttaaaatttgtaaatatcattGATGTCACCCTTACAAGACAAGGACATATTCTAGTACTTTACCTTAACGAAAGCTGCTTAAAACAATTTGACAATGAAAGAAAGTTGATGAAGGTCATTGTCAATGAGGGTGATGAAGATGGTAAGGTGAAGCGCCCAAGAGCAGTAgtagttgatgatgatgacaatatcATAATAGCAAGTAACCACATAATACAGCTATTTAGTAATAGTGGAAAGTTCATTAAAAGGATTGATAAGAAAGAAGATGGAATCAAGTATCCAAGAAGATTATGCATCATATCACATCATCCACGTAGACTGGCAGTGGCAAATCATGGTGacaaaacagtaaaaatattttgttattaaataagAAGTAAATAATTGTTGTTGACATTCTTTTTTAGTGATGGAAATAAATAAGAAACcttttcaacaaaaatatatttgggaaggagatgaattcatttaataattacaataagtaAATAAGCTTTGAACAATTAGTAGAtgaattcatttaataattaaaataagtttTGAACAATTAGTAGAtgaattcatttaataattacaataagtaATAAGCTTTGAACAATTAGTAGAtgaattcatttaataattaaaataagtaaattagTAGGCTTAAGACggaattatttaattgttttttttcacaGAAATGTTTATAAACGTTTATCTTTCTATTGAACTTGTCAAATGACAATTAATCTGATATTAATTATACTGGCGCCGTGAGGTAATTTCTTGATTGATCGTagtcaaaacggtactgggtttggtctactagcatTCCTGCTcccatccattcatagaagctttgatgaagtaagcttcctggtggtggccatagaacggtcccgaatGATGTCTATCTGTATTTAGAAGGCACCGTGTATGAACGGGTGCCGCCGTTGTAAAGGTGCagtttcaataaattatattataatttatattatttatgaatGTTTATCTTTCTATTGAACGCtaaatgaaaaacatttaaCTTTGTATGTGTCAATCAAAGCAACAGATTAATAAAATGCAGTCAGAATTAGtttgtattcaatttatttaagaaCTCAATATGTATTTACAAAGAGATTAGGTGTCTGAATTTACTTGGAAACAATTTTAATCAGCTTGCAaataattttgtcaaactatttctTTTTCTTGCCCTTCTTTCCACTCTTCTTTCcttttttctttccttttttccCCTTTCCGTCATCTTCATCATTACCCTCTGCTGCCTTTGCACGTTTCTTTCCCAGAGGGGTTTTTGCATACCAACTCTGTAATGTAATTTCAAttatttcttaagctctgtctacattatcaaactagacaaaaaaaatgtgatgtgcccaaatatggtagggatatgttcaaatatggtagtgatatgacatcatcatgtctatatatgggcacatcacatttttgatagtttgacagagctttaaagttaTCGTTCATACATTTCTGTTCATATATTAagtattgaaacttaaattaaaGGCTTACTTAATAAAGAACTTACTTTGAACGCTTCTTCTTCCTCTTTGTATATTGGGTCGATCCGAGCCAACGACGGCACAAACTCGGCAGCAGTTAGAGGTCGCTTTGCCAGTTGTGATACCCTCCTCTCTGACAACACCTGTTGGCAGGCTGTCACAATGTGCTTCTGTGTGTAGCCATCGCTGATCTTGGTCAGTGAGCTAACATCCAGATGTTGAGTTATGATTCCATTCTGTTTGATTATCAGACTGTTCCATAACACTGCAGCAGTAGATAGAAAATGTAATTCTTATTCTTTATTGtcaaaaacatacaaaacaaaaacaaaaaaaccacAAAGTTGGCAGGGAACTAAATTCCTATGGCTAAGAGCCAGTGTTATCCTCTTACCCAGTTCAACaacttaatttatttaactgtacaaatattttatttgattatcaGCAGTagatagaaaaatatatttatttcacaatACAAATTcatacaaacaacaaaaaacactaCAGAATCGGTTCTATGACTTACAATGCCTTGATGCGTAATCAGGTCTTGGAATCAGAACGATCTTTTGGAAAGCACCGGTCAATCCTTTCATTTCGCATTCAAATGGACAACGAGACGTTCCGACAAACAGGATGCGATCCTCTGGTTTCAGCCCTTTCAACATTTTTGGAATTTCTTTCTTCAACCGTTTTGGGTCAGTCTATGGGAAAAAAGTTACATTATTATGGCTGACCTATGAGGATGTGTTTGTTGGTAACAGAGGTTTTGTTTGCTTTGAGACGAACCAGAAGAGATCACAATATGTGGTGATATCAGAACGTTAAACTCATCAAGATCAATAGTTCACATCAAAACTTCGAGTGATCACCGGAGACACTCTAGGGTTTATGATCATTCACAATGTCGAGAAATCCTGGAGAGACCCcattcacaccaacctagcaacactggagtttttttaataaatcataaatacCTCCCTGTATTCTGTTTGTTTGCATCGCGTAAAAGTAGAATAGTTTTTACCTAAACTTTGCTAGTTTACCTTGTCTGTCTTTGGAACTTTTTTCAGCCAAGTTCGTTCGGCATCGTTGATGAGGATGACAGATGGTTGTAGGTTCCTAGCGACTTTCAACACAAGATGCATCAACATTGTCAATCCACTCTTTCCTGGATATTTACTTGAGATATTCGAGGCTGTTAAGTCAAACAGATTTGCTCCCGTCTCGGTGCAAATGGCGTGGACTAAGCTACGTTTTCCTGTTCCACGAGGTCCCGCGAGCAAAAGCGACTTTATGAATGGTGCTTTTTCATGTACAGCCTGAGAGCCTATCAAGAAAGCATTGATTATTTAAAAgcagtaataattaataatatatctttTGAATCCCAACAGCTCaacttttatttacatttattcacTTCACTCTTTCATTTTATTAGAAGTAATAATATTTACCAAGCGGGAGAATTCCATATAGCGCCACCAGTTGGCGGACATCCGATAACGATGGCATGGGTTCAATGTTGGCCTGTCGTAGAGTAGTTCCTAAGTAGCTGTATTCACCTTCGTAATCTCTCAAGTGGAACTTGGGACAGCGGACCAGAACTCCTTCTGTTACCAACTCCTCATACAATGAATCTATTGTTCTTTTACAGAAAGTTTAGAAGAAGCATTATTATTAATGGTCAGGGGAAGGACTTTGCAGTGTTATCTAATCTAGTTAagactaataaaaaaaattttaaaaacctaataattatattcttttATGATCCGactatacatatatatttgttttgcaTTCAATTTGAGTAAGTTACGTTACTAACCTATCAGGAGTAAGATCCTTttctttctttccttttttctttccttttccGCTCTTCTTTCCactctttttcttctttttcttgcCACTTTTCTTTCCACTCTTCTTTCCCTTTTTACCTTTTTTGCCCTTCTTTCCCTTATCTCTATCCACagcctacaaaaataaacaaaatgatcaaGTTTTTTAACCACAAATCATGCGACACCAAGTTGATTCTTTACCATTACAGAATATTAACATCAAACAAAATAGTAATATTTACCAGTTTGAGATTTTTCAATTCCTGTCGCATCAGTTCATCGACCTGTTGCCTTATTTCGGTCTCGACCTCGATTCGTTTTGCCTCTTTGATCAACTCTGCATCGTATTTCTGACTGAAATTATTCTCCTCATTCCGAGTCTTCCACACACCTgtataaaatcattattataaataaattcctgtcatttgattggacaattttGGGTCACATGCTGTGCAATAGTACGTATTATTTAACAACCTTTTATTTCCAGTACtatgtgaataaaatattgtatattatataacacctaaatattAATTCctttcatttgattggacgattgtgggtcacatggcgtacAATAGTATGTactaaaaaattgtaaaataatataatgccTACTTTCATAATCTTTGGATGATTCATCAACTGTTGCAAGAAACTTGGAAGGCTGAAGTTTAAAGCCTTCTTCTTCCTCCTATAACAAATGACACAAAAGAACatcagtttttattattttacacaaaATGATGTATCTCAATTTCTCATAGCAATTTTTAAAGCATTTTAATGAGAGCAATGTAATGTAAATCTGTCCTCTCCTGTGGATAAATGAAGTATATTGATCATAACATGAAGTTTTTTCCAGAACTACATACGTGATGTACCGCAAATCCATCAATCTGATGACCCAAGACTAATTGTCCTAAAAACATGCCTACAGTAAACTTACTTCTTCATCTCCTTTGCCCTTTTTGCCTTTTTTGCCCTTTTTGTCTTTCTTTTTGTCTTTTTTCTTATcctttttgtcttttttgccCTTCTTTCCTTTTTTTCCTTTGTCATCCTCTTTTTCAAGTAGCTCTGCTTCCACCTACAATGGAGGAAAACagttttttatgaatttaaacaatGAGTTTGTAACTGAATAGAATCTGTTAAAACCCCATTTATTACAATTGTTACAGTACCTCTTCCGGTGTTTTCTCTTTAAAAATTAACACTGATCCACCTTCATCTTCATCCGGATAGTCTGGGAATTTCCCAGTCGCATCCCGGCATTCCAGAAACCATTGCCTTATCTGATCCTGCATGGTTTCCTTGATGTCAGGGCCTTCAACTTCACGGAGCTTGTCTTTAATAGAGACCAACGCTTTCTGGTAATCCCTCTCATGGTCTGTTTGTGCGACTCGTCTGGAATGCTCTGTTTTATCTGCTAGGTATTGAGGTGTATTCTTAGGATTAGTAGACTGAGGTGGCGCTatctaaaataataatcatgaaAAATTGTGTACAACTATGACATTGTGAGAGAGAAAATAGTTAACAACACATATTTCATGGCATCAAaacgttattttatatattatatcaaaagttatttactaaaaaaatgtttattaatgaaaatacCATACCATTCCAATAAACATCATCTCTTCAATACGTTCTCGTTTAGCCCTCTTACGGACGGAAAATCCTTTCCATGTTTTCTGGATCCTGACAGCCGCAACGTCTGCGTCTAAAGTCGGTGCGCCACGATTGGCTGCCAGTCTCTCTCGTTCCTCTTGTAACCGGATCTCTCTCATGAACTTAGCACGCAGCCTGCCTTGACGTGCCCTCTCGTGAATTTGTATAAGGCGAATTGCTTCATCGGGGGTCATTTTCATTTCCTCCTCTTTCGCTTCTTGTGGTCCCATTTTTGCAAGAATCTGGCCGAGTAGTTTCTCACGATCTTGTAACACCTTGCTCCGTtcattgataaaatattttggaATTGGTATTTCAATATCTCCCTGTGTATAAAATAGGatttaatttaggcctacaattaatactaataatactgtaatattaataaaagcaTTTATAATACGCCATATATCCAATGAATGATTGCTCATGcgcagtacagtacatacaatatcAATTTATAGTTAAAACAAACAGCTGTTCTCTGCAATTTTAACTCAAGAAAGAACATAAAATGGTGGCTTACAGGTGCTAGTTTCAAATCAGACAAAATATCATCAAAATAATGAAACTCTGAAAGTTCTAGCAGAACAAGCTCATTCTTTAATTCGAGCACTCTTCCCATTACGCCATCAAGCACGTGTCGAATCACTCTCCTCTTTTGCGGATGAACGATCTGGTCGTAGCACTGCTCAAGCTTGTGAAAAATATGGATATATTTGATGTACATAGTTGCTAAGTTTTGAAAGGCGGTGAGACGATCCTTTTCTGGTTTCTGTGGCTCTGCTGGAAGCTCTTGTGTCAAAAGGTCATTCAAACTTGCCTGGGCTTCGACCCATTGTCTCTGATATgcactaaaaataaaatgaaataaaatattattatataagaataaaaagTATATGtaaagtataatatttatttattactttataGGAATCaattttaggcctaaaatacAACACTGACATTTATTGCCTTAGGCCTACTATTGAAAAGGAAAACTCATTTTCAGGAGGCCTAGTAGCatctctttttttaaattcacatttaCCCACCACACCACACACTGTGCACAGCACACAAGTACACACAGTAAAACTGCTCTCTGTATACTGAAGCTACTACAATGTTAGTTGTGTTTATGGAcgtttttttctaaaataagccacataaatataatttacttACGTGTGAGACATATTTACACGCAATATTTTCTACAAACAACCaaagaaaatattattcaaCTAACAAAATGATCAAAAAGATCACATCAACAAACTGCTCTCGTTCATTTTGCTGGTGCTGCATGTTGTTGTTGTAATCGTTGTCATAGCAACTTGGAAGGAAGTATAGAGGgcgttttacaaaaataatgtgGGTATTTCCCACGCTTGTTTTTAGAGCTACTTCCGATTTTTCAACGGCGTGGTTTGTTTTCTgtgaggtaggcctactagtagtactaggctagtcCTAGGCCCCTAGTtggtttttttataattttgtagttttagttTTCAAAAATGATTTGTATTGGTTTTATGAATATGTAAATCTACCTAGCCTCggccctagctagtagtagtaggcctaacctACTAGAGGCCTACCTAGAGAGGCTACTTTCTAAGCCTGACAGACTTTTTCGACACACAACACAGTgagtgtgtaggcctacacccgggcggggcctaggcctaggacataaaataataatattatatggtCTAGGCCAACAcgtttctttatttatttctacttATTATAGTAATTAAAAGAAACCTGAAAATTGTCATTGTAGATTTTCAAAAtgattcaatttatttaataaataattttttttttataataaattttaatattttaattgggTTATCAACACACTTAACCGTGCATATGTAATTTTTCCAAATAAGTATCAGTGGTCAATGTTTTTTTCCAcccattaaattatttttctcgCCACATTCAACACATTCATTATCAGTAGGCGTACCggtcctactaaacaccacCAGATACCACCAGATACCTACTAGAGCAATAAATCCTACCACCAGAGAGCAGCCACCTGTTTGGAATTGATTATTAAGGGTATATTGCAAATTTCAAAGCTTATTTCTTTCAGAAACTGATAAAAATTGAAGTTTAGAGTTGAATTTCTCGCCGTCGTATTCCAGAACCGAATGCGTTTGATAAACATTATAGCAACGAAACGAACGCATTCATCCGTGTCTCTTGCGTATTGTATTCAACGGTCAACTATGAGGCGCTACCGATGCTTTTTTGTTACTTTAGTCAGTCCCATAAAATACACCAATCGATTGCGCGATTAGTCTTTCTTTTGACATTATGTTTTTATCATGTTTTGTATGTCAAAATCGGTAACGATAACATAACAAATAGCAtacgataacattttttttgcacattaattttaattatttcccTTTGTTGCAGACTCATCCAAAATTTCAAGGTCATTATTTAGCTTTACTAATTCAATCTCATAATTATAGCATTAAgagcaattaaataaaaaatgttgtatattttctatttcaCCAGATATTTCTTTAGACATAAAATACACGGTAATATCAAGTTAAAACTTctgttttattttctctttccaCATTCCTATTCTATAATGAGTTTACTCTATTTTAACATACGATTACCATCACTGACAAAAGGTAGTTGgcattaagttttatttatttttaataaatgttatagtgtacagaaacgaatttctgattttatttgaccaaataaattTGGTAGCGCCTCATAGTTGACCGTTGAATACAATACACACGAGACACGGATGAATGCGTTGGTTTCGTTGCTATAATGTTTATCAAACGCATTCGGTTCTGGAATACGACGGCAAGAAATTCAACATTAAACTTCAATTTTTATCAGTTTCTGAAAGAATTAAGCTTTGAAATTTGCAATATACCCTTATTAATAAATTCCAAACAGGTGGCTGCTCTCTGGTGGTAAGATTTATTGCTCTAGTAGGTATCTGGTGGTGTTTAGTAGGCGTACAGTTACACGTCATTAGCATTTCCTGTTCACAACGCCTGTGGACGTCGCCCTCATTATTTGGCAAACATCATTTCCTTTTTCATTATCTATGGTCAATGTTTGCCTTCTCTAATTGGTTCAAATTATTGATTAGATTACGTGGGAAATTCCCAGACAATGTACATTATCTCACTGCATGATTTATTATACTCTTCCTGTTTCATTGAAAAATTAGCAATTTCATTGTACTGtaagtaatttgttttttaatcatattgttaattataatttattgtaattgttaatttatgtaaattaacatttgtttaaaacattgaaaatgcAGTCAGTGTGTTGTATGTCTTATAAAGTGCTGGTAGGGCAATTACTGTAATTACTTTATTcatatacctccatgctttatTGGATTATATCAATCATTAATAGGGCTGAACATTAACACACATAAAACACGTCCAGCTACAAAAATCACATTCATAATATTTCTCCTCAGACTGAAGCTTatcaaaaagttaaaaaatgtttgttattaGATAGAATAACATTGTTACGCACAACCATTTAAATCTTGTTTGGCATAACAAGAGGCCTGTAGGGCAGTTTGtctaatgtttttaaaacaacatttttatcgtattgtatcattttcatttaaatgttCTTTTGTCAAAGTTAGGTATCCTTGATCTGGTAGACAATAAAATGGTTCTGAATCTAAAAACTTTTCCTTTCcaaatattatcattaatttaatttacgTGGAAATTGCCTTAAATTGCTCTTTTTTCATGGTTTTCAGtttcattattttcaaatttgaCAGTTTTAGAAATGACACGCAAAAGAGGGAAGTTGGCTTCTGCAAAGCCAAGTAGAACTGAGCGTAAACTTGTCAATTTATGGAACTGTTTCTTGACGTACTTGTATGAAAATAACCTGCAACAGTCATGGCAAAGAGAACAGCTGAAAGAAGTTTTCAACGAACAGTTCACAAATGATCCGCTGTTCACTTATGGGCCATGTAAGTATATTATCACTTAAATGCTTAAATCATTATGTTTTgtagaaattaaattataatttaaaatttaaaaaaatgttccttgattcattttcttttttgcaatgtttttcatttttacgaaatttatattgatattctttatttttgatTTTGTATGTTTTAACTGATTTCAAAGGTTGCAATAAAAGTAATCTTATTTTTTAATAAGGTATAAAAGGTTATTACTAATTATTTAAAGTTTCTTCAACTGACAGGAGAATAAAGTTTTACAGATTTATTTTTGGTTAATAATTTCTTTAGATTATGTCTTTGATGAACTCATTACAAGATTAACACGTGGAAAAGCAAAGAAACTCAAATTTGATTCTCAAGGTAAACTTGTTGAAAACAATGTTCCATACGAGAAGATGACAATACCTATGCTTGAAACGAAACGTGAAGAAGAACGCGAGAAATTGGAACAGACGATGAAAGATTCGTTGTACTGCGTCTTCTGTGACACGTTTTTTAGAGAGAAAGCAAACAAAGTGGGTCACAAAGAAGGACGAAGCCATCGCTTGAGGATGAATCTACACTACTTCAAACAAAACAGGTAAGTTGTTTCAGTCTTGATCTAAGACTATTTGCAATCGCTCATTTAGGTAAGGTTGCTTTTCTGAATTTTCTTTGTGACCACAGTTCAGTATTTTTAGTAAGATTTACATTCATCTCTTTTGCACCCTTATTATATAAAGCTGTCATTCTTGCGAGACTgacttttaaaaatattcttCGTCAATAGAGACAGTTTGCGCAAGGATAAAGAAGGGATAAGAATAACGTCAGAACACGATACCGAAAATGGTGACATTTTTATGGATACGTACAGCAAACATCCAGTTGTTTTTACAATTACTGTGGAAAAtctcaggtaaataaaaaaAGCAGCTAAGTCAGAGTATTACAATCTACGTTAGCACAACCAACTCAATCCGTGGTTCTGGTATTTTCTcagataatattataataaacaagaCCCTGAGTTTCTAAGCTTTTTGGGCTTTCCCAGAAAACCCTTTTTGCACCTTtagtataatattttttctagTTTCACCTTTTAGTATAGCGAACCAataaaatctttttattttttatagtgaTGATAATATTGTTTTGAAGAAATGTGAGTTTATGACATCGAGATCTCAGTTTGAAATCGTTAGACGTCGAAATGATGAAATCATTACACCAAGTAAGACAATTTTTTCAAACATCTTTATGTCTCCAATAAcattattctatttatttatatttatttattttgtattaatgtgATTTTACTAATTAA
This DNA window, taken from Antedon mediterranea chromosome 9, ecAntMedi1.1, whole genome shotgun sequence, encodes the following:
- the LOC140058821 gene encoding dynein regulatory complex protein 11-like — encoded protein: MSHTAYQRQWVEAQASLNDLLTQELPAEPQKPEKDRLTAFQNLATMYIKYIHIFHKLEQCYDQIVHPQKRRVIRHVLDGVMGRVLELKNELVLLELSEFHYFDDILSDLKLAPGDIEIPIPKYFINERSKVLQDREKLLGQILAKMGPQEAKEEEMKMTPDEAIRLIQIHERARQGRLRAKFMREIRLQEERERLAANRGAPTLDADVAAVRIQKTWKGFSVRKRAKRERIEEMMFIGMIAPPQSTNPKNTPQYLADKTEHSRRVAQTDHERDYQKALVSIKDKLREVEGPDIKETMQDQIRQWFLECRDATGKFPDYPDEDEGGSVLIFKEKTPEEVEAELLEKEDDKGKKGKKGKKDKKDKKKDKKKDKKGKKGKKGKGDEEEEEEGFKLQPSKFLATVDESSKDYESVWKTRNEENNFSQKYDAELIKEAKRIEVETEIRQQVDELMRQELKNLKLAVDRDKGKKGKKGKKGKKSGKKSGKKKKKKSGKKSGKGKKKGKKEKDLTPDRTIDSLYEELVTEGVLVRCPKFHLRDYEGEYSYLGTTLRQANIEPMPSLSDVRQLVALYGILPLGSQAVHEKAPFIKSLLLAGPRGTGKRSLVHAICTETGANLFDLTASNISSKYPGKSGLTMLMHLVLKVARNLQPSVILINDAERTWLKKVPKTDKTDPKRLKKEIPKMLKGLKPEDRILFVGTSRCPFECEMKGLTGAFQKIVLIPRPDYASRHLLWNSLIIKQNGIITQHLDVSSLTKISDGYTQKHIVTACQQVLSERRVSQLAKRPLTAAEFVPSLARIDPIYKEEEEAFKSWYAKTPLGKKRAKAAEGNDEDDGKGKKGKKKGKKSGKKGKKKK